The DNA sequence TCAAACAGGTCGGTCGGCTTGAACATGACGCGAAGGTAGAAGAAAGATGCGCGCCGGGAAATGACTTTTTAGCCAATCAACGAGCCAGCGGAAAAAACGAAACCTGTTTCACGCGGCCGATCTGATTTCGAACGGGCCGGAGGGCCTCAAACCAGGTTCCGCCGCATTTTCCATTTGCCTGCGGGCTTGTCCATGGCCACGTTTGCGGACGAATCATCCATGCGCGCCGTCATTCAACGCGTTTCCGAGGCCTCGGTCACGATCGATGGGCGGCTTCGTGGCGCGATTCAAAATGGCCTTGTCGTGTTCCTCGCCGTCGAAGAAGTGGATTCCGCGACGGACGTCGAATGGTTGAGCGGCAAGATCGCGCGGCTGCGCATCTTCCACGACGACCAGGGCCTGATGAACCGGTCGGTGCAGGAAGCCGGCGCCGATATTCTGGTCATCAGCCAGTTCACACTGTTCGCGAGCACGAAGAAGGGGAATCG is a window from the Candidatus Angelobacter sp. genome containing:
- the dtd gene encoding D-aminoacyl-tRNA deacylase, which translates into the protein MRAVIQRVSEASVTIDGRLRGAIQNGLVVFLAVEEVDSATDVEWLSGKIARLRIFHDDQGLMNRSVQEAGADILVISQFTLFASTKKGNRPSFIRAARPETAIPIYEAFLRRLAEDIGKPIETGEFGADMRVALVNDGPVTLIIDSKNRE